ctctctctctctctctctctctctctctctctctctctctctctctctctctctctctctctctctctctctctctctctctctctctctctctctctctctctctctctctctctctctctctctctctctctctctctctctctctctctctctctctctctctctctctctctctctctctctctctctctctctctctctctctctctctctctctctctctctctctctctctctctctctctctctctctctctctctctctctctctctctctctctctctctctctctctctctctctctctctctctctctctctctctctctctctctctctctctctctctctctctctctctctctctctctctctcgagttAAGAGtcttaggaaaaggaaaaacttGGAGAAATAGCTTTTTGGGTTCGGGATTTGTAGGAGGAAGTTTCTAGTTAAAATCCAACCAAAGTTCGTCCTTTTACATCGCTGGTTAGTGTCTCATTAACCGTTTATGCCCTCACTTGTTCTTATCCTCCTCTTCTGTTGCTATTCTTTGTTGTATTGAGAGAAAGGTTCCTACTTTAGGGTTTGCGATCCAGAATTGGGGATTTTATGATGTTTATTATGCTTTTGGTTTATCTTTACAGAATTGGTTGAAGTCAGATCGTTAACCATCTTTTTATGATATGCTGTGAAGTTGGTTTGGTATAGCCATATAATGTAATTGGTTGAAGTGAGATCATTATgcatttttgtttgttcctaTGCTGTGAAGTTGATTTGAAATAGCCATATAATGTATGTAGTATTGGAGCTTGAATGAGTTTTAATGCTCCATTTGTATCACATTGAGACGGTATCACTCACATTTGTGTAACTGTTCTAGTTTATCTATCACCTACCAATGTCTTGTTTCTTTCTGACATTTTGGACACAGGTTTTTAAAACATGCCGAGAGAGGAGAGTTCGAAAGCCACTCGAAGAAGCACCAGGTCTTCATCTTCTGTAACTGTTGAGAACGCAGAACCTAATGAATCCCACCAACCAACCGTTGATGATCTTACTTTTGGGGATGAATCAATCACGGTGGATGCGGTTCTATCCAACTTTCCTGGCAGACGCTCTCAGATTTTAGACCTTATTCGTCTTGTGGGTCCGTTGGATTGCCCTACTCTTCCATTAATGATCTATGGAAGTGCTTCTACTGGAAAAACCAGTGTTGTTCTTCAGGTGCTCAGGCATCTCAGTCGTCCCTTTGTTTACTCAAGCTGTCGTACATGTTACAGTCCCCGTATCTTGTTTGAGTCGATTCTGAATCAGTTGTTCCTTCATAGGAAGTGTTCTTCAAATGGGTACTCTAGTGCTAAACGATGTGACAAGCCATCTGATTTTGTCAACTTGCTTCGTGAAGCCCTTGGTAATGTGATAGAGTCTCTTGAGTCTGGTTCTGAAACTTCAAGACCAGATAAGTCGGATGGGAAACCTATGGGGAAGATGGTGTACTTAATATTTGATAATGTGGATCTTATCAGAGACTGGGATAAAGGCTCTATGATTCTGCAGTTTCTTTTCAGTTTGTATGATGTTTTGAAGATGCCTCAACTTGGTATAATACTTATCAGCGGATTGCCACCTGATGTGTATTACTCAAACATGGGATACACTGACCCTCTACCTCTTTATTTTCCTGAGTACTCTGAAGAGGATCTTCGTCAAATTTTCTTGAGGAATCAAGTTAACCGGAAATTGTACTCTGCATTCCTCGAGTAAGGCGATTGTGCAACCTTGCCTCCCAACTAGCTTTCTCTATCTTTTACTCATATTGTTTACTGATATGGTTTTTGGTGTCAAACAGTGTCGTGTTGAAACCATTCTGCAGGGTCACCAGGAGAGTTGAGGAACTGTCTACTACCTTCTCATCACTGTTCAGAAAGTATTGTGAACCACTTGATGATTTAGGAATTTCACCCAATGAAGATATGAAGAGAAGGCTGTATAGCCATCTTAAACCGCTTATTGCTCCCTGTTTAAATGAGATATTCAGGGTCTCGAGTCACCCTCATGATGGTGTCACCAGAGGCGAGAGAAGGCAGAAAGCCAGCTACGGTTCTGAAAACCGTGAAGAACTTGAAACATTGGACTTCCATATGTCTACTTCAGCAAAGTATCTTCTTATT
The sequence above is a segment of the Camelina sativa cultivar DH55 chromosome 10, Cs, whole genome shotgun sequence genome. Coding sequences within it:
- the LOC104717206 gene encoding origin of replication complex subunit 5-like, yielding MPREESSKATRRSTRSSSSVTVENAEPNESHQPTVDDLTFGDESITVDAVLSNFPGRRSQILDLIRLVGPLDCPTLPLMIYGSASTGKTSVVLQVLRHLSRPFVYSSCRTCYSPRILFESILNQLFLHRKCSSNGYSSAKRCDKPSDFVNLLREALGNVIESLESGSETSRPDKSDGKPMGKMVYLIFDNVDLIRDWDKGSMILQFLFSLYDVLKMPQLGIILISGLPPDVYYSNMGYTDPLPLYFPEYSEEDLRQIFLRNQVNRKLYSAFLDVVLKPFCRVTRRVEELSTTFSSLFRKYCEPLDDLGISPNEDMKRRLYSHLKPLIAPCLNEIFRVSSHPHDGVTRGERRQKASYGSENREELETLDFHMSTSAKYLLIAAFLASRNPATLDASMFDSTGGMDNRKRKRKASEKSMEKKEMAEQEAVMKGPGSFPLERLLAIFQCIASVGDSSFGEEEEEEDEDPTGYDKENNNLMSDILLQVSSLCDAHFLIKSGSCPLEGSIRYRSMVSEDLALKAARSLSFPLAKYLYRR